A section of the Humulus lupulus chromosome 2, drHumLupu1.1, whole genome shotgun sequence genome encodes:
- the LOC133818118 gene encoding large ribosomal subunit protein uL5m encodes MFPLYFHYEEVSRQDPLLKPNHANVMEVSGSCEIRVVPKAPYDFIIKNGKLAMEIPRGQKFIQTQRGSTGKSFRSNPFLGSNKDKGYVSDLARQSTLRGHGMSNFSVRISTVMSLLDSPVEIRENSIQFSMETEFFEFSPELEDHFEIFEHIRGFNVTIVTSANTQDETLPPWSGFLQKDEGETQ; translated from the coding sequence ATGTTTCCACTCTATTTTCATTACGAAGAGGTATCACGTCAGGATCCATTGCTCAAACCGAATCACGCCAACGTTATGGAAGTTTCTGGATCGTGTGAAATAAGAGTAGTACCAAAGGCACCCTATGATTTCATAATCAAAAATGGAAAATTGGCTATGGAGATTCCGCGCGGTCAGAAATTCATACAGACACAAAGGGGTTCGACAGGGAAGTCGTTTCGATCCAATCCATTCTTGGGGTCAAATAAAGACAAAGGATATGTCAGTGACCTAGCACgacaaagcactcttcgagggcATGGAATGTCTAATTTTTCGGTCAGAATCTCGACAGTAATGTCTCTGTTAGATTCTCCGGTCGAAATACGGGAAAACTCCATTCAATTTTCGATGGAAACGGAGTTTTTCGAATTCTCCCCGGAACTGGAAGATCATTTCGAGATTTTTGAACATATTCGAGGGTTCAATGTGACTATTGTAACTTCGGCCAACACACAAGATGAGACTTTACCACCGTGGAGCGGCTTTTTGCAAAAAGATGAGGGGGAAACTCAGTAA